A single Pseudomonadota bacterium DNA region contains:
- a CDS encoding AarF/ABC1/UbiB kinase family protein: MAGSKIGRWLKLAGMTTSVASSYAGVRVLRALGFSEKVQEMLPETNAKVGARIARTLGELKGPVMKLGQMASLSTDLLPREIAEPLARLRKDAPAVPYSVIARQIEAELGAPPEALFLWFDKEPYAAASIGQVHRATTEDGRAVAVKVQYPGVDASVQADLSHMRFALRAAGLLRKRPELFDRMLEELSARLHEELDYRREAENAEELRAFHAADSFVRVPAVVAERSAARVLTLTFEGGDPIEIARTYPQEVRDLLGERLMLLLFRELFGASLMHADPNPANFAFCADGTFALYDFGAVKRFSPEELGGVRDVIAGAIAEDYAMVDAGMRAVGALSLDGPTADPAVYKAWRDLVAPVFDDRAPFDYGASRLHHKILVKFPEYKEAARSFRLPVGLMLAQRAFAGLYGNLRNLGARVNGGAVLARAMDQGAG, from the coding sequence ATGGCGGGCTCCAAGATCGGCCGGTGGCTCAAGCTCGCGGGGATGACGACGTCGGTCGCCTCGAGCTACGCGGGCGTGCGCGTCTTGCGGGCGCTCGGCTTCTCCGAGAAGGTGCAGGAGATGCTCCCCGAGACGAACGCGAAGGTCGGCGCGCGGATCGCCCGAACGCTCGGCGAGCTCAAGGGGCCGGTGATGAAGCTCGGCCAGATGGCGTCGCTCTCCACCGATCTCTTGCCGCGGGAGATCGCGGAGCCGCTCGCGAGGCTGCGCAAGGACGCGCCGGCCGTGCCCTACTCGGTCATCGCCCGGCAGATCGAGGCCGAGCTCGGCGCGCCGCCGGAGGCGCTCTTCCTTTGGTTCGACAAGGAGCCTTACGCCGCCGCGTCGATAGGCCAGGTGCACCGCGCGACGACCGAGGACGGCCGCGCCGTCGCGGTCAAGGTGCAGTACCCGGGTGTCGACGCGTCGGTGCAGGCGGATCTCTCGCACATGCGCTTCGCCCTGCGCGCCGCGGGCCTGCTGCGCAAGCGGCCCGAGCTGTTCGACCGGATGCTCGAGGAGCTCTCGGCGCGGCTCCACGAGGAGCTCGACTACCGCCGCGAGGCGGAGAACGCGGAGGAGCTAAGGGCGTTCCACGCGGCGGACAGCTTCGTCCGAGTGCCTGCCGTCGTCGCGGAGCGGAGCGCCGCGCGCGTGCTCACCCTGACGTTCGAGGGCGGCGATCCGATCGAGATCGCGCGGACCTACCCGCAGGAGGTGCGCGACCTCCTCGGCGAGCGGCTCATGCTGCTCCTCTTCCGCGAGCTGTTCGGCGCGTCCCTGATGCACGCGGATCCGAACCCGGCCAACTTCGCGTTTTGCGCGGACGGCACGTTCGCGCTGTACGACTTCGGCGCGGTGAAGCGGTTCTCGCCCGAGGAGCTCGGCGGCGTCCGCGACGTGATCGCGGGCGCGATCGCCGAGGACTACGCGATGGTGGACGCCGGCATGCGCGCGGTCGGCGCGCTCTCCTTGGACGGGCCGACCGCCGATCCCGCGGTCTACAAGGCGTGGCGCGATCTCGTCGCCCCGGTGTTCGACGATCGGGCGCCGTTCGACTACGGCGCGTCGCGCCTGCACCACAAGATCCTCGTGAAGTTCCCGGAGTACAAGGAGGCCGCGCGCTCGTTCCGCCTGCCGGTGGGGCTCATGCTCGCGCAGCGCGCCTTCGCCGGCCTGTACGGCAACCTGCGCAACCTCGGCGCCAG